One window of the Archaeoglobus sulfaticallidus PM70-1 genome contains the following:
- a CDS encoding phosphate signaling complex PhoU family protein translates to MNVRRLQFIGGSSYMVSLPKNWIRSNDLEQGDELVLNVEDECIIILPKKISESSKVVKGQIKGLKQYDTDFLRRFIYAVYIQGLDEIVIEDKNINPRILTKISDVVRTMIGMEIIHAKDGKIVLRCMNTPDFDFSGVLKRMYQIIDAMIDGIIDGLKVKDATTLNEIKYFESDLDRLYFLALREQHRKVKELSITVKWNELRMILGARTVTKLIEEIADSLREFSDYVKNIEDKEEVLIKLLTDVKTIFSEVLKAYSESDLTTSEKVIKETEKLIVEIVRLISENQEINYRMSLETLKEIMKNIKSIGEVAFNRSVRDLMTLETG, encoded by the coding sequence ATGAATGTAAGGAGACTACAGTTCATAGGCGGCTCCAGCTATATGGTGAGCCTACCAAAAAACTGGATAAGGAGTAACGACCTCGAACAGGGAGACGAGTTAGTTCTCAACGTGGAGGACGAGTGCATCATCATCCTACCAAAGAAAATATCGGAGTCGAGCAAGGTTGTCAAGGGACAGATAAAGGGGTTAAAGCAGTACGATACGGACTTCCTGAGAAGGTTCATTTATGCAGTATACATTCAGGGGCTGGATGAAATAGTCATCGAGGATAAAAACATCAATCCCAGGATTCTGACTAAAATCAGCGATGTTGTGAGGACGATGATCGGAATGGAGATCATCCACGCCAAGGATGGAAAGATAGTTCTCAGATGCATGAACACTCCAGATTTCGATTTCAGCGGGGTGCTTAAGAGGATGTACCAGATAATCGATGCGATGATAGATGGTATCATAGATGGATTGAAGGTGAAGGATGCGACAACGCTTAACGAGATAAAGTACTTCGAATCGGATTTGGACAGGCTTTACTTTCTGGCATTGAGGGAACAGCACAGGAAGGTCAAAGAGCTTTCCATCACCGTGAAATGGAATGAACTGCGGATGATTCTCGGTGCAAGGACTGTTACCAAACTAATCGAAGAGATAGCAGACTCACTCAGAGAGTTTTCTGATTATGTTAAGAACATAGAGGATAAAGAAGAGGTTTTGATCAAGCTGCTGACAGATGTCAAAACGATCTTTTCTGAAGTTCTCAAAGCTTACAGTGAATCAGACCTCACAACCTCTGAGAAGGTGATCAAAGAGACCGAAAAGCTCATCGTGGAAATAGTGAGGCTGATATCAGAGAATCAGGAGATAAACTACAGGATGAGTCTGGAAACCCTAAAGGAAATAATGAAGAACATAAAGTCCATTGGAGAGGTCGCCTTCAACAGGAGTGTCAGGGATCTGATGACGCTTGAGACTGGTTAA
- a CDS encoding dihydroneopterin aldolase family protein: MVKDVVNEEKIACFEAGIKLGALFHQFVGAPVSLENARILEMAMESCMRLQPFVVSAEVKIDRERLKEMVSSFGYISLSGELIRARVTVKVGETLARAELYWDDEKKYPMMRLI, encoded by the coding sequence ATGGTGAAGGATGTGGTAAATGAAGAGAAAATTGCCTGTTTTGAGGCTGGAATAAAGCTTGGAGCTCTGTTCCACCAGTTTGTGGGTGCTCCAGTCAGTCTTGAGAATGCGAGAATTCTCGAAATGGCCATGGAAAGTTGTATGAGGCTTCAGCCCTTCGTGGTGAGTGCTGAGGTGAAAATTGACAGGGAGAGGCTGAAAGAAATGGTGTCCTCATTTGGCTACATCTCGCTGAGTGGAGAGTTGATCAGAGCAAGGGTTACTGTCAAGGTTGGCGAGACCCTAGCGAGAGCCGAACTCTACTGGGACGATGAGAAAAAGTATCCAATGATGAGATTGATCTAA
- the argF gene encoding ornithine carbamoyltransferase yields MKHLVSISDLSREEIEKILDLADRLKSERYKGIVADYLKNKSLAMIFELPSTRTRVSFEVAMSDMGGHALYLNWNDLQLGRGEPIKDTARVLSRYVHAIMIRARNHKIIEELARHSSVPVINGLSNLEHPCQILADLMTIREYKRSLSKIKLVWVGDGNNVCNSLILASAIMGIKMVYSTPAGYEPDQSILEKALELGGSIEYVREPEEAVKDADVIYTDVWASMGQEAEREKRLKVFADYQVNTNLLSYANEDVIVLHCLPAHRGEEITDEVIESSNSVVYDQAENRLHAQKAILLTLISEKF; encoded by the coding sequence ATGAAGCACCTCGTGTCGATATCCGATTTGAGCAGGGAGGAAATTGAGAAAATCCTCGATCTCGCTGACAGGTTAAAATCGGAGAGATACAAGGGGATTGTTGCGGATTACTTGAAGAACAAAAGCCTGGCTATGATCTTTGAGCTTCCATCAACAAGGACAAGGGTCTCTTTTGAAGTAGCAATGTCAGATATGGGTGGACATGCATTATACCTGAACTGGAATGATCTACAGCTTGGAAGAGGAGAACCGATAAAGGATACCGCAAGGGTTCTCTCGAGATACGTTCATGCAATCATGATAAGAGCGAGAAACCATAAAATTATCGAGGAGCTTGCAAGGCATTCTTCCGTACCTGTGATAAATGGTCTGAGTAATCTTGAGCATCCATGTCAGATTCTGGCAGATTTAATGACGATCAGAGAGTATAAGAGATCTCTCAGCAAAATAAAGCTCGTATGGGTTGGAGACGGAAACAACGTGTGCAACTCTCTGATCCTTGCATCGGCGATAATGGGCATAAAGATGGTCTATTCCACACCAGCAGGATACGAACCAGATCAGAGCATCCTTGAGAAGGCTCTCGAACTCGGAGGAAGTATCGAGTATGTCAGAGAGCCTGAAGAGGCTGTTAAGGATGCAGATGTTATATACACGGATGTCTGGGCATCCATGGGTCAGGAAGCTGAGAGAGAAAAGAGACTTAAGGTTTTTGCCGACTATCAGGTAAACACCAACCTGCTGAGCTATGCGAACGAGGATGTCATCGTCTTGCACTGCCTGCCAGCTCACAGGGGTGAGGAGATAACGGATGAGGTTATCGAGAGCTCAAATTCTGTCGTCTATGATCAGGCGGAGAATAGACTGCATGCTCAGAAGGCAATACTTTTAACCCTGATATCTGAAAAATTTTAG
- a CDS encoding H/ACA ribonucleoprotein complex subunit GAR1, which produces MLKEAGKVSHVTKRFVVVKANPNKLPKIGSQLVTRKLEIVGRVYDIIGPVKSPFLLIKPKKGLNLEKLADEMLFVKGEDNGRNRKGKRSRKERARKRSRKERN; this is translated from the coding sequence ATGCTGAAAGAAGCTGGAAAGGTCAGCCATGTCACAAAGAGGTTCGTCGTGGTTAAGGCGAACCCCAACAAGCTTCCAAAAATTGGATCACAGCTGGTTACAAGAAAACTCGAAATCGTTGGTAGAGTTTATGACATAATAGGTCCGGTCAAATCCCCGTTCCTGCTGATAAAACCCAAAAAGGGTCTAAATCTGGAAAAATTAGCAGATGAAATGTTATTTGTTAAAGGTGAGGATAATGGCAGAAATAGAAAAGGTAAAAGAAGTAGAAAGGAAAGAGCTAGAAAAAGAAGTAGAAAGGAAAGAAATTGA
- a CDS encoding TRAM domain-containing protein: MNKFEFGMERNPPVNVGDIRTVTVEAIGEKGDGIARISGYVVFVPNVEVDQEVTVRITKVLNKYCFAEVVE; the protein is encoded by the coding sequence TTGAATAAATTTGAGTTTGGAATGGAAAGAAATCCGCCAGTAAATGTTGGCGATATTAGAACCGTAACCGTTGAAGCGATCGGTGAGAAGGGAGACGGAATTGCAAGAATCAGCGGATATGTTGTGTTCGTGCCAAATGTTGAGGTTGATCAGGAAGTAACCGTTAGGATAACAAAAGTACTGAACAAGTACTGTTTTGCCGAAGTAGTTGAATAG
- a CDS encoding cobyrinate a,c-diamide synthase, translated as MDIPRIVIAGIKSKVGKTMISIGLMRALTNRGYKVQPFKVGPDFIDPGFHNIATGRKSRNIDSFMMDSYSIIETFERNCKGADIAIIEGKTGLFDSHDAIDERGSTAHIAKILRSPVILVADVERMSRTAAAMIYGYKEFDKYVNIEGVILNRIGNPRHLKRVVLAVEKLSGVRVIGAIPRENIDMPYRHLGLIPAHERQEYEMLFDRLADIVEKNVDVDRIIEISCNAESLEDVKPNPLFIPAEKRVGVAGVIQDKPFSFYYEDNLDALSARGIELKYIDSLNDKKLPEIDFLYIGGGFPEVFVEELEKNDSLRKDIYEFCDDNNPVYAECGGLMYLGESIITDGEYEMVGFLTFKTEMNRKFHALGYTVCEVAKDTFAFDRGDQIKGHEFHYSRVIPSRKLDFAFKVLRGKGINGEFDGVIKKSTLACYQHLNVLSYPKFVFKIASAIKTKNTVF; from the coding sequence ATGGACATTCCAAGGATCGTCATAGCCGGGATAAAGAGCAAGGTCGGAAAAACGATGATTTCAATTGGGCTTATGAGGGCTTTAACAAACAGAGGTTACAAAGTCCAGCCATTCAAAGTTGGTCCGGATTTTATAGACCCTGGCTTTCACAACATAGCTACAGGCAGAAAATCGAGAAACATCGACAGTTTCATGATGGATTCTTACAGCATAATTGAGACCTTTGAAAGGAACTGTAAAGGTGCTGACATTGCGATAATCGAGGGAAAAACCGGATTGTTTGATTCCCATGATGCCATAGATGAACGTGGCAGTACAGCTCATATCGCCAAAATTCTGAGAAGTCCTGTTATACTCGTTGCAGATGTTGAAAGGATGTCAAGAACAGCTGCTGCGATGATATACGGATACAAAGAATTCGATAAGTATGTCAATATCGAAGGAGTCATACTGAACAGAATAGGAAATCCTAGACACCTGAAAAGAGTTGTTCTGGCAGTAGAAAAGCTTTCAGGAGTTAGAGTTATCGGAGCAATTCCAAGAGAGAACATCGACATGCCATACAGACATCTCGGCTTAATCCCAGCTCATGAAAGGCAGGAGTACGAGATGCTCTTTGACAGACTTGCTGATATCGTGGAAAAGAATGTCGATGTGGATAGGATTATCGAGATCAGCTGTAATGCTGAAAGCCTGGAAGATGTGAAGCCAAACCCACTTTTCATTCCAGCGGAAAAAAGAGTCGGAGTGGCTGGAGTAATCCAAGATAAGCCCTTTTCATTTTACTATGAGGATAACCTTGATGCTCTCAGTGCCAGAGGTATTGAGCTGAAATATATAGATTCTCTGAACGACAAAAAGCTTCCAGAAATCGATTTCCTGTATATCGGTGGTGGTTTTCCTGAAGTCTTTGTGGAAGAGCTTGAAAAAAATGATTCGCTCAGGAAAGATATTTACGAGTTTTGTGATGACAACAATCCAGTCTATGCAGAGTGCGGGGGGCTGATGTACTTGGGAGAAAGCATAATAACAGATGGAGAATACGAAATGGTTGGTTTTCTAACTTTCAAAACAGAAATGAACAGAAAATTCCATGCTCTCGGCTATACTGTTTGTGAGGTAGCAAAAGATACTTTTGCTTTTGATCGTGGAGATCAGATAAAGGGACACGAATTCCATTACTCCAGGGTTATACCTTCAAGGAAGCTGGATTTCGCATTTAAAGTCCTGAGGGGTAAGGGGATAAACGGTGAGTTTGATGGTGTAATCAAAAAATCCACCCTTGCCTGTTACCAACATTTGAATGTTCTGAGCTATCCGAAATTCGTGTTTAAAATTGCATCTGCTATAAAAACCAAAAACACTGTATTTTAA
- a CDS encoding transcription initiation factor IIB — translation MAEIEKVKEVERKELEKEVERKEIEREESLDICPECGSPRLIRDYRRGEFICQDCGLVIDDTYIDAGPEWRAFDSEQKERRSRVGAPVTYTIHDKGLSTIIDWSNKDFYGKSISVRNRAQLFRLRKWQRRIRISNATERNLAFALSELDRMASALGLPKPVRETAAVVYRKAVDKNLIRGRSIEGVVAAALYAACRQAGVPRTLDEIATYSRVDRKEIGRTYRFIARELGLKLMPTSPTDYVPRFCAALNLSGDIQKKAIEIIKKAEEKELTSGRGPTGVAAAAIYIASILGGERRTQREVAEVAGVTEVTIRNRYKELAEKLGIEIIL, via the coding sequence ATGGCAGAAATAGAAAAGGTAAAAGAAGTAGAAAGGAAAGAGCTAGAAAAAGAAGTAGAAAGGAAAGAAATTGAGAGGGAGGAGAGTCTCGACATCTGCCCTGAGTGTGGCAGCCCGAGATTGATCCGAGATTACAGAAGGGGAGAATTCATCTGTCAGGATTGCGGACTTGTTATTGACGATACTTACATTGATGCCGGTCCAGAATGGAGAGCATTTGATAGCGAGCAGAAAGAGAGAAGGAGTAGGGTAGGAGCCCCAGTAACATACACTATCCACGATAAAGGTTTGTCGACGATAATTGACTGGAGCAACAAAGATTTCTATGGTAAATCCATATCAGTCAGAAACAGGGCACAGCTTTTCAGGCTAAGAAAGTGGCAGAGGAGAATAAGGATCAGCAACGCTACGGAGAGAAATCTGGCTTTTGCATTGAGCGAGCTTGACAGAATGGCTTCTGCTCTCGGCTTGCCGAAGCCAGTTAGGGAGACGGCTGCTGTTGTTTACAGGAAGGCTGTTGATAAGAACCTGATAAGGGGCAGGAGCATAGAAGGTGTTGTTGCCGCAGCACTCTACGCTGCATGCAGACAGGCAGGAGTGCCAAGAACGCTCGACGAGATAGCAACATACTCGAGAGTTGACAGGAAGGAGATAGGCAGGACATACAGGTTCATAGCAAGAGAGCTTGGGTTGAAGCTGATGCCGACAAGCCCCACAGACTATGTCCCGAGATTCTGTGCAGCGTTAAATCTTAGCGGAGACATTCAGAAGAAAGCAATTGAGATAATCAAGAAGGCGGAAGAGAAAGAGCTTACATCGGGAAGGGGTCCAACTGGAGTAGCCGCTGCAGCCATATACATCGCATCAATTCTTGGTGGAGAAAGGAGAACTCAGAGAGAGGTTGCCGAGGTTGCTGGAGTTACTGAGGTAACGATCAGAAATAGATACAAGGAGCTTGCAGAAAAACTGGGGATAGAGATAATCCTTTAA
- a CDS encoding shikimate kinase — translation MISAESYAAGTIVNAVARGIGCAFGVDLRTKVLLEESRDVEILEKDRKIKSQLIQNVLYRFGVKARVVVESSIPKKSGLGSSSAILNSLLLAIYKFRGWELDALKILNENADIALKSKISYTGAFDDASASLLGGIVITDNFNRKIIKRESIHQDVLILLSDSKKRKVDVESVRKNAEIVDKAIEEAKSGNYMLAMLYNSLHYCKVLNYPLKPVMDARDIGIPAGLSGNGPSYIAFGPKKDIDELAESWRSYGKIIRTRTISEPSDPAVKI, via the coding sequence ATGATCTCAGCGGAAAGCTACGCGGCGGGAACCATCGTCAACGCGGTAGCTAGGGGAATCGGATGTGCTTTTGGAGTGGATCTGAGAACAAAGGTATTGCTGGAGGAGAGCAGAGATGTAGAGATACTCGAGAAAGATAGAAAAATAAAGTCTCAGTTAATTCAGAATGTACTTTACAGGTTTGGTGTTAAAGCAAGGGTTGTCGTAGAGAGCAGCATACCAAAAAAGAGCGGGTTGGGTAGCAGCAGTGCGATTCTAAACTCCCTCCTGCTTGCGATCTATAAGTTCAGAGGATGGGAACTCGATGCGTTGAAAATTCTGAATGAGAATGCAGATATAGCGTTGAAAAGCAAGATCAGCTATACCGGGGCTTTCGACGATGCTTCAGCCTCTCTACTTGGCGGGATCGTAATAACAGATAACTTTAACAGAAAAATAATCAAAAGAGAGAGTATACACCAAGATGTTCTAATCCTCCTGTCCGACAGCAAAAAAAGAAAGGTTGATGTTGAAAGTGTCAGAAAAAACGCTGAGATAGTTGATAAAGCGATAGAGGAGGCTAAGAGTGGCAACTACATGCTAGCAATGCTGTATAACTCCCTTCACTACTGCAAAGTGCTGAATTACCCGTTAAAACCGGTGATGGATGCGAGAGATATAGGCATTCCAGCAGGGCTGTCAGGAAATGGGCCGTCCTACATAGCATTCGGGCCAAAGAAGGACATCGATGAACTTGCAGAGAGCTGGAGGAGCTATGGAAAAATAATAAGGACTAGGACTATATCAGAACCATCAGATCCGGCAGTGAAAATATAG
- a CDS encoding radical SAM protein, with translation MMLKEYEERGDKVFLLRGIVEVRIPIKAYERLIKRKDKEYIISFGEPRKVLNHITKRELVFVTKESGIPLLGSSSFGLIDRGTNLIQVRPITGCNLRCIFCSVDEGKKSKTRATDYIVDPDYLVEVLKQVVEFKGEGVEVHIDGQGEPLLYPYMEDLLSKISKIKGVSIISMQTNGILLNESKISALEEYVTRFNLSLSSLDRDTASRLSGIKYPVERVTRNAEMIANSKADLLIAPVWVPGINDRDIEKIIEFALEINAGKRFPPLGIQKYIPYKYGRKLKKVMTFKEFYDRLRKWEEEYGVKLILKPEDFGMDKRSRIPHPIKKGEMHSGRIVANGRLFGERMVAVRDRVVTIRCDKRVGDHVKFRITADKDGIFYGEVV, from the coding sequence ATGATGCTGAAGGAGTACGAGGAAAGAGGAGACAAGGTTTTTTTGTTGAGGGGAATAGTTGAGGTTAGAATACCCATCAAAGCTTATGAGCGATTGATAAAGAGAAAAGATAAGGAGTACATAATCTCTTTTGGTGAGCCAAGAAAGGTTTTGAACCACATCACAAAAAGAGAACTCGTTTTTGTTACGAAAGAGAGTGGAATTCCTCTTTTGGGAAGTTCAAGCTTTGGCTTGATCGACAGGGGTACAAATTTAATTCAGGTAAGGCCCATCACCGGATGCAATCTGAGATGTATCTTCTGCAGCGTTGATGAAGGAAAGAAGAGTAAAACCAGAGCTACGGACTACATTGTGGATCCGGACTATCTGGTGGAGGTGCTGAAGCAGGTTGTTGAGTTCAAGGGGGAAGGAGTTGAAGTGCACATCGATGGTCAGGGTGAACCTCTGCTCTATCCATATATGGAAGATCTACTATCGAAGATCTCAAAGATAAAGGGTGTTAGCATAATATCAATGCAAACCAACGGAATCCTGCTTAATGAGAGCAAGATATCTGCCCTCGAGGAATATGTAACGAGGTTCAACCTCTCATTAAGCTCCCTCGACAGAGATACCGCAAGCAGGCTGTCAGGCATCAAGTATCCTGTAGAGAGGGTGACGAGAAACGCCGAGATGATTGCAAACAGCAAGGCAGACCTCCTGATAGCCCCGGTATGGGTTCCGGGGATCAATGATAGAGATATCGAGAAGATCATAGAGTTCGCGCTGGAGATAAATGCGGGCAAGAGATTTCCACCTCTCGGAATCCAGAAGTACATACCATACAAGTACGGAAGGAAGCTGAAGAAAGTCATGACCTTTAAGGAGTTCTACGACAGGCTCAGGAAGTGGGAAGAAGAATATGGTGTAAAGCTGATACTCAAGCCAGAAGATTTTGGAATGGATAAGAGAAGCAGAATCCCGCATCCGATAAAAAAGGGAGAGATGCACTCTGGCAGAATTGTTGCCAATGGGAGGCTGTTTGGTGAAAGGATGGTTGCGGTCAGGGACAGGGTTGTAACCATCAGATGCGACAAAAGAGTTGGCGATCATGTTAAATTCAGAATAACTGCGGATAAGGACGGCATATTCTATGGAGAGGTCGTTTGA
- a CDS encoding metallophosphoesterase family protein, protein MKIGIISDIHSNLVALERVLERLEGCDEIICAGDVVGYYPYFNEVVEIFRKERIYSVLGNHDYSIITGDFSELDTYGKISAGYIRKNIEEKNLSWLENLPLKLETGRFNVYHGIPADSLDAIKLHVFPTFPLIEKILEVEGKSVVVGHTHIQFMKEHRNFRVVNPGSVGQPRDGDSRACYAIYDTERDSFKLDRVAYNIDEVYLEVHRAGLPHILAIRLYEGV, encoded by the coding sequence ATGAAAATAGGGATAATCTCTGACATTCACTCCAATCTGGTAGCTCTCGAGAGGGTATTAGAAAGGCTTGAGGGCTGTGATGAGATAATCTGTGCTGGAGATGTTGTAGGCTACTACCCATACTTCAATGAGGTTGTGGAAATATTCAGGAAGGAAAGAATATACAGCGTTCTTGGCAATCATGATTACTCAATCATAACCGGAGATTTTTCTGAGCTAGATACCTACGGAAAAATTTCTGCAGGCTATATACGAAAAAATATCGAGGAGAAAAATCTCTCCTGGCTTGAAAACCTGCCATTAAAGCTTGAGACTGGGAGATTCAATGTCTATCATGGAATTCCAGCGGATAGCCTGGATGCGATAAAGCTTCATGTCTTTCCAACATTTCCTTTAATAGAGAAGATACTCGAGGTTGAGGGGAAATCTGTTGTCGTTGGACACACCCACATACAGTTCATGAAGGAACACAGGAATTTTCGCGTGGTAAATCCCGGGAGCGTTGGACAGCCAAGAGATGGTGATAGCAGAGCCTGTTATGCGATATATGATACTGAGAGAGATAGTTTTAAGCTTGACAGGGTTGCCTATAACATAGATGAGGTTTATCTTGAGGTTCACAGGGCTGGACTGCCACACATTCTGGCGATAAGGCTTTATGAGGGAGTATAG
- a CDS encoding Lrp/AsnC family transcriptional regulator, which yields MAEKLDDTDIKILIELQEDARKSLREIAEKLGVAEGTVYNRINKLKRMGIIKKFIPVIDHSKLGFNIIAVIGVTAEGGYLVAIEEEIAKEPHVTAVYDVTGEFDMILVAKFMDRESLNRFVKKVAGMEHVVKTYTMVVLNVVKETHGVDISELMSE from the coding sequence ATGGCCGAGAAACTCGATGATACGGATATAAAGATCCTGATAGAGTTGCAGGAAGACGCGAGAAAAAGTCTCAGAGAGATTGCTGAAAAACTTGGAGTTGCGGAGGGGACAGTTTACAACAGGATTAATAAGTTAAAGCGAATGGGCATAATAAAGAAGTTCATCCCGGTAATAGACCACTCAAAGCTTGGATTCAACATTATAGCGGTCATAGGTGTAACTGCAGAGGGTGGCTATCTTGTAGCGATAGAGGAAGAAATTGCAAAAGAACCACATGTGACTGCAGTTTATGATGTAACCGGCGAATTCGACATGATTCTGGTAGCGAAATTCATGGATAGGGAATCACTCAACAGATTCGTCAAAAAGGTTGCCGGAATGGAGCATGTTGTCAAAACATACACCATGGTTGTGCTGAATGTCGTTAAAGAAACACATGGCGTGGACATCAGCGAACTCATGAGTGAATAA
- a CDS encoding cytochrome c biogenesis protein: protein MKRVLITFLIALILMLIGSYNALLMLPESPTPQLSNNYRIIFFHLPSAITSFIAFTTTLIFSIIYLTKNDIRYDIYAVTSAKAGIFLITSALISGSVWAKVAWNSYWNWDPRETAVLILWFVYAGYFALRSSIDDIEAKARNSAVLAIFGYATVPLSYLSSKIGFSLHPTTSELRIGINVGMTLTIMLLGFILMYIAYMFIESKAERMNFESTGGESFE from the coding sequence ATGAAAAGAGTACTGATTACATTCCTCATAGCACTTATACTGATGCTCATCGGGTCGTATAATGCTCTGCTCATGCTGCCCGAATCACCAACGCCTCAACTATCAAACAACTACAGAATAATATTCTTCCATCTGCCCTCTGCGATAACTTCATTCATCGCATTCACAACAACGCTGATTTTCTCGATTATCTATCTGACTAAAAACGATATCAGGTACGATATTTATGCAGTGACATCCGCAAAGGCAGGAATATTTCTAATAACATCCGCACTCATCAGCGGATCCGTATGGGCGAAGGTAGCATGGAACTCATACTGGAACTGGGATCCAAGAGAAACCGCTGTGCTGATACTGTGGTTCGTCTATGCAGGATACTTCGCACTGAGGAGTTCAATTGATGACATTGAAGCTAAAGCGAGGAACTCAGCAGTTCTCGCGATCTTTGGATATGCCACAGTTCCCCTGTCTTATTTATCATCAAAAATAGGATTTTCGCTACATCCCACCACAAGCGAACTCAGAATCGGTATAAATGTTGGGATGACCCTCACCATAATGCTTCTCGGATTCATACTTATGTATATAGCCTACATGTTCATTGAGAGTAAAGCAGAAAGGATGAATTTTGAATCTACGGGAGGTGAAAGCTTTGAATGA
- the pssA gene encoding CDP-diacylglycerol--serine O-phosphatidyltransferase produces the protein MFGALNYIRIADIFSALNALFGILGIYFVFTDVRASALFLVASAIMDGVDGAVARLETSLLGENLDSLADMISFGVLPALIIISLGDEWYYFSISGLFLICGMIRLARFNLLKIKDEFVGFPITASALIVGAMVLIDFNAVAIAFVSVLLSLLMISDIRYPKVRDKIVLGVVAVVMVSVFFIPESAYILLALMVLYLFSPVLRRGYGEGCGK, from the coding sequence ATGTTTGGAGCCTTGAACTACATCCGTATAGCGGACATTTTTTCAGCCCTGAACGCACTATTCGGCATCCTTGGCATATACTTCGTCTTTACGGATGTAAGGGCATCAGCCCTCTTTCTGGTAGCCTCTGCAATTATGGATGGTGTGGACGGTGCTGTTGCGAGGCTTGAAACGAGCTTGCTTGGGGAAAACCTCGACTCCCTCGCAGATATGATCTCCTTTGGTGTTCTTCCAGCCCTGATTATAATCTCTCTGGGGGACGAGTGGTACTACTTCAGCATCTCAGGGCTGTTCCTGATATGCGGGATGATCAGGCTTGCCAGGTTCAATCTGCTGAAAATAAAGGATGAGTTTGTTGGATTTCCCATCACAGCTTCCGCTTTAATCGTTGGCGCTATGGTGCTGATAGACTTCAATGCTGTGGCAATAGCATTCGTCTCTGTTTTGCTGTCCTTATTGATGATATCCGATATTAGGTACCCCAAGGTAAGGGATAAGATCGTTCTCGGTGTGGTTGCTGTTGTTATGGTTTCCGTATTTTTTATCCCGGAGTCTGCATACATACTTCTGGCGTTGATGGTTCTGTACCTCTTTTCTCCAGTACTAAGGAGGGGATATGGTGAAGGATGTGGTAAATGA
- a CDS encoding NAD+ synthase, which yields MGMSMEKVEKRIVEFIRDYVRSANAEGVVLGVSGGVDSACVAFLCSKALGGENVLGLIMPEKGVTREEDVEDAIEVCKKAGIKYKIVEISDILQKFKGISSCDRDIALANLKPRIRMVLNYYYANCLNRIVAGTGNKSELMVGYFTKYGDGGCDFLPIGDLYKTEVFMLAEHLGVPERVIKKKPSAGLWVGQTDEDEMGISYKVLDAILKRIERGEIEKAIEEFGKDSVDKVRDMIARSEHKRSLPMAVSLRDLLD from the coding sequence ATGGGTATGAGCATGGAGAAAGTTGAAAAGAGGATAGTGGAATTCATAAGAGACTATGTTAGATCCGCAAATGCCGAAGGGGTTGTTCTCGGAGTTAGCGGTGGAGTTGACAGTGCCTGTGTGGCTTTTCTCTGCTCTAAAGCGCTGGGTGGAGAGAATGTTCTCGGATTGATAATGCCAGAGAAAGGGGTTACCAGAGAGGAAGATGTAGAAGATGCGATTGAAGTTTGCAAGAAAGCTGGAATAAAGTACAAGATTGTTGAGATCTCCGATATTCTGCAGAAGTTCAAAGGGATCTCTTCCTGTGATAGAGACATTGCTCTAGCTAACCTCAAGCCGAGGATAAGGATGGTTCTGAACTACTACTATGCGAACTGCCTCAACAGGATTGTTGCTGGAACTGGTAACAAGTCAGAGCTGATGGTTGGCTATTTCACAAAGTATGGGGATGGTGGATGCGATTTCCTGCCGATAGGGGATCTGTACAAGACAGAAGTTTTCATGCTTGCTGAGCATCTCGGCGTTCCGGAAAGAGTTATCAAAAAGAAACCTTCTGCCGGGCTGTGGGTAGGGCAGACGGATGAGGATGAGATGGGCATAAGCTATAAAGTGCTGGATGCGATACTCAAAAGAATAGAGAGAGGAGAGATCGAGAAGGCCATTGAGGAATTTGGAAAGGACAGTGTTGACAAAGTTAGAGATATGATTGCCAGAAGTGAGCACAAGAGGAGCCTACCAATGGCAGTCAGTTTAAGAGACCTCCTAGATTAA